In a genomic window of Melospiza melodia melodia isolate bMelMel2 unplaced genomic scaffold, bMelMel2.pri scaffold_46, whole genome shotgun sequence:
- the LOC134434690 gene encoding olfactory receptor 14J1-like, with protein sequence MSNSSSIRHFLLLALADTRQLQLLHFCLLLGISLAALLGNGLIISAVACGHHLHTPMFFFLLNLALSDLGSICTTVPKAMHNSLWDTRDISYTGCAAQLFFFLFFISAEFFLLTIMCYDRYVSICKPLHYGTLLGSRACAHMAAAAWASAFLNALLLMAYTFSLPLCHGNALGQFFCEIPQIIKLSCSQSKLRKLGLIVGSSCLGLGCFVFIVFSYVQIFRVVLRIPSEQGWHKAFSTCLPHLAVISMFISTSVFAHLKPPSVSSPSLDLALSVLYSVVPPALNPLIYSLRNQELKAAVWRLMAGCIQEH encoded by the coding sequence atgtccaacagcagctccatcaggcacttcctcctgctggcattggcagacacacggcagctgcagctcttgcacttctgcctcttgctgggcatctccctggctgccctcctgggcaacggcctcatcatcagcgccgtagcctgcggccaccacctgcacacgcccatgttcttcttcctgctcaacctggccctcagcgacctgggctccatctgcaccactgtccccaaagccatgcacaattccctctgggacaccagggacatctcctatactggatgtgctgcacagctctttttctttctgttcttcatctcagcagagtttttcctcctgaccatcatgtgctatgaccgctacgtgtccatctgcaaacccctgcactacgggaccctcctgggcagcagagcttgtgcccacatggcagcagctgcctgggccagtgcttttctcaatgctctgctactCATGGCctatacattttccttgcccctgtgccatggcaatgccctgggccagttcttctgtgaaatcccacagatcatcaagctctcctgctcacagtccAAACTGAGGAAACTGGGGCTCATTGTTGGTAGTTCCTGTTtaggtttgggttgttttgtgttcattgttttctcctatgtgcagatcttcagggttgtgctgaggatcccctctgagcagggatggcacaaagccttttccacctgcctccctcacctggctgtgatcTCCATGTTCATCAGCACTAGTgtctttgctcacctgaagcccccctcagtctcgtccccatccctggatctggccctttcagttctgtactcggtggtgcctccagccctgaaccccctgatctacagcctgaggaaccaggagctcaaggctgcagtgtggagactgatggctggatgcattcaggaacattaa